In Clostridia bacterium, a single genomic region encodes these proteins:
- the recJ gene encoding single-stranded-DNA-specific exonuclease RecJ encodes MSKLRKPKRWQVAQVEYERIGTICARVGINPLLAQVLVARGIDTAEKVQAFINVTGDQISEPTSIGGVEQAANILVEAITRDVPILVYGDYDVDGITATALLVDLLRRCGARVGYYIPDRLSEGYGLNSRALLQLREQGYRLVVTVDCGISNYQVISDAKLAGFDVLVTDHHQLPDRLPPASAIVHPALGENQGTKLAGVGVAFKLAQQVSRGLGMPKDAGIDAGRYLDLVALGTIADLVPLLGENRVLTKIGLEQLNRSPRLGLKALREVAGISYVDSRSVAFGLAPRLNAAGRLGQALPAVQLLLTDSYQEAWEIARELDQINRERQLIEESIFQQAQGMAREQVEANSKFIVLSSPYWHPGIVGIVASRLVEEYYLPVLLIALAGRVGKGSARSIPGFHMYEALSSCHHLLESFGGHELAAGLTVEVEKISDLRQELNAVAERCLCPEDLVPKIDVDTEIVLSEVTIPAVEQLSLLEPYGPGNDPPVFLYRHQLLQGIKGVGKDNSHLKGWINGEGRQISIIGFNLVEGFEQRQPIDLVFHLGLNEWQGQAQIEARLLDWRPSAPSALAVDDSTLLVQAKAKSELACTSSGERKLINWTHRAKAGWMARIESIKEVAKVEDQVLIWVRRRSLAGQVLRSLYEILPELTGRIFLASKTLTQEQLQLVIGFWKNRLAQIVVVEGLDWFEPPVAGAIIFLEPPLSLNQLYNITGECSKVYLLWHEWDIDYIDRCLEMSIPGRETVATVYRYLLYLKRGNFKTQVDTGRISRDLNRILGKTIGRKAIWRSLAILKEIGLVQHLENECISDVLLLEPTGRKISLEDSLVYRDGQAKLAQWRECKSFFQGMA; translated from the coding sequence ATGAGTAAGTTGCGAAAACCCAAACGGTGGCAAGTAGCCCAAGTTGAATACGAGCGAATAGGTACTATCTGTGCTCGGGTTGGGATTAACCCTCTTTTGGCCCAAGTGTTGGTGGCTCGGGGAATCGATACAGCTGAAAAAGTCCAAGCTTTCATAAACGTAACTGGGGACCAAATATCAGAGCCAACGTCCATTGGCGGCGTGGAACAGGCGGCCAACATCCTGGTGGAGGCGATAACTAGGGATGTCCCTATTTTGGTATACGGGGATTATGATGTAGACGGGATAACGGCTACTGCGCTGCTGGTGGATCTTCTGCGCCGCTGCGGAGCTCGCGTGGGTTACTACATACCGGATCGGTTGAGCGAAGGGTACGGGCTTAATTCGCGAGCCTTATTGCAGCTTCGTGAGCAAGGATACCGCTTAGTAGTCACAGTTGATTGCGGTATTAGCAACTACCAGGTGATCAGCGATGCCAAGCTGGCAGGGTTTGACGTATTAGTGACTGACCATCACCAGTTGCCGGATAGGTTGCCGCCGGCAAGTGCCATCGTCCACCCTGCCTTAGGTGAGAATCAAGGGACGAAGCTCGCCGGGGTAGGCGTAGCCTTTAAATTGGCTCAGCAAGTCAGCCGGGGTCTAGGAATGCCTAAAGATGCGGGAATCGACGCAGGTAGGTATCTCGACCTAGTTGCACTCGGTACGATAGCCGATCTGGTACCGTTGCTTGGCGAAAACCGGGTCCTGACGAAAATCGGGTTGGAACAGCTAAACCGGTCCCCACGGTTAGGGCTAAAGGCTTTGAGAGAAGTAGCCGGCATCAGCTACGTGGATAGCAGGAGCGTCGCCTTTGGGTTGGCACCTCGGTTAAATGCAGCTGGGCGTTTGGGACAGGCGTTGCCAGCAGTCCAGTTATTACTCACCGATTCTTATCAGGAGGCTTGGGAAATAGCCCGCGAGTTAGATCAGATTAATCGGGAGCGACAGCTGATTGAAGAGTCGATCTTCCAGCAAGCCCAGGGTATGGCTCGCGAGCAAGTCGAAGCTAACTCTAAGTTCATCGTTCTTTCCTCCCCTTATTGGCATCCTGGCATAGTTGGGATTGTAGCTTCACGGCTGGTGGAGGAGTATTACTTGCCAGTACTCCTAATAGCTCTGGCGGGCCGGGTGGGAAAAGGCTCTGCCCGAAGTATCCCGGGATTTCATATGTATGAGGCTCTATCTTCCTGCCACCATTTGCTGGAGAGTTTTGGGGGACATGAGTTGGCTGCTGGCTTAACTGTGGAAGTGGAAAAGATTAGTGATCTCAGGCAGGAATTAAATGCGGTTGCCGAACGCTGCCTTTGCCCAGAAGACCTAGTTCCCAAGATCGATGTGGATACTGAGATTGTGTTGTCCGAAGTAACTATTCCTGCGGTTGAGCAACTATCCTTGCTCGAGCCCTACGGTCCAGGTAACGACCCCCCAGTATTTCTTTATCGCCACCAGTTGCTCCAAGGAATCAAAGGTGTAGGGAAAGACAATAGTCATTTGAAAGGGTGGATCAATGGCGAGGGCCGGCAAATCAGCATCATTGGCTTTAATCTGGTTGAAGGGTTCGAACAACGTCAACCCATTGATTTGGTATTTCATTTAGGTTTGAATGAATGGCAAGGACAAGCCCAAATAGAGGCTAGGTTGCTAGATTGGCGGCCGTCGGCTCCCAGCGCACTGGCAGTAGATGATTCCACTTTATTGGTACAGGCGAAGGCAAAGAGTGAGCTAGCGTGCACCAGTTCTGGCGAAAGAAAACTAATTAACTGGACTCACCGGGCCAAGGCTGGCTGGATGGCCAGGATCGAATCCATAAAGGAAGTTGCTAAAGTGGAAGACCAGGTATTAATTTGGGTTCGCCGTCGCTCCTTGGCCGGCCAGGTACTTCGTAGTCTATATGAAATCTTGCCTGAGTTGACTGGGCGGATCTTCTTGGCTTCAAAGACCTTAACTCAAGAGCAATTGCAATTAGTTATTGGCTTTTGGAAGAACAGGCTGGCTCAAATTGTTGTGGTTGAGGGCCTTGATTGGTTTGAGCCCCCTGTTGCTGGGGCAATCATTTTCTTGGAACCACCGCTTAGCCTAAACCAGCTCTACAATATAACTGGAGAATGCTCAAAAGTTTACCTCCTATGGCATGAATGGGATATAGATTATATTGATCGATGTCTTGAAATGAGTATTCCTGGGCGCGAGACAGTAGCTACAGTCTATCGTTACCTGCTATACTTAAAGAGGGGAAATTTCAAGACCCAAGTGGATACTGGTCGTATTAGCCGCGACCTCAACCGAATCCTGGGTAAGACTATTGGTCGGAAGGCTATTTGGAGATCATTAGCCATTCTCAAAGAAATAGGGTTGGTTCAGCATTTAGAAAATGAATGCATCAGCGATGTTTTGCTGCTGGAGCCAACGGGAAGAAAAATAAGTTTGGAGGACTCTTTAGTCTACCGGGATGGCCAGGCGAAATTAGCTCAATGGAGAGAATGTAAATCGTTTTTTCAAGGAATGGCTTAA